In Streptococcus uberis, a single window of DNA contains:
- a CDS encoding ClC family H(+)/Cl(-) exchange transporter, with protein sequence MEKYQHDYDFSEESIISFVWRGVIVGIIAGVIVSLFRLMIEVLSHEVNHIYQLSQDKPSILLAIIGISFLLLMLIGLFIKSEPDIKGSGIPHVEGELKGLLSPNWFSVLWKKMIAGTIAISMGFMLGREGPSIQLGAMTGKGLAQWLKSGRLETRVLIASGAAAGLSAAFNAPIAGLLFVVEEIYHHFSRLVWITALVASLVANFISLNIFGLKPVLSMPQTLPFLDLKDYWILIVLGVFLGVLGFLYEKVILVFPKVLILFGQKCHLPSHLYSVIALVVIIPIGYLFPHLLGGGNGLIIGLSLEHPTLMLVILYFNLRFIGSMFSYGSGLPGGIFLPILTLGALAGLSFGLAFHSIGLLNNTYMPLFMVLGMAGYFSAISKAPLTAMILVTEMVGDLKPLMAIAVVTFVAYLIMDLLKGAPIYEAMLEKMSIAPPSQLLEPTLIELVVGERLAGRLVKELKLPENVLMTTQIIHGKRQVVSGNTRLISGATLFIVVNESEIGLVRDLLLGK encoded by the coding sequence GTGGAAAAATATCAACATGACTACGATTTTAGTGAAGAATCCATTATTTCATTTGTATGGCGAGGCGTTATTGTTGGCATTATTGCTGGTGTTATAGTTAGTTTATTTAGACTGATGATTGAGGTGTTATCTCATGAGGTGAACCATATTTATCAGCTATCACAGGATAAACCAAGTATACTGTTAGCAATTATTGGCATTAGTTTTTTACTTCTAATGCTTATCGGACTTTTTATAAAAAGTGAGCCAGATATCAAGGGATCGGGTATTCCTCATGTCGAAGGAGAGTTAAAGGGTTTACTATCCCCAAATTGGTTTAGCGTTTTATGGAAAAAAATGATTGCAGGAACCATTGCTATTTCAATGGGATTTATGTTAGGTCGAGAAGGTCCCTCTATCCAGTTAGGTGCAATGACTGGTAAAGGCTTAGCTCAATGGTTAAAGTCAGGCAGATTAGAAACTCGAGTCCTCATTGCCAGTGGCGCCGCAGCAGGTTTATCTGCAGCATTTAATGCCCCTATTGCTGGACTTTTATTTGTCGTTGAAGAAATTTATCATCATTTTTCTCGATTGGTATGGATAACTGCCTTGGTGGCCAGTTTGGTAGCAAACTTCATTTCCTTAAATATTTTTGGTTTAAAACCAGTGCTATCTATGCCTCAAACCTTGCCCTTCCTAGATTTGAAGGATTATTGGATACTTATTGTTCTAGGTGTTTTCCTAGGAGTTTTAGGCTTTCTTTATGAAAAAGTTATTTTAGTTTTTCCAAAAGTCCTTATCCTATTTGGACAAAAATGCCATCTACCTTCCCATCTTTACAGTGTTATTGCGCTTGTTGTCATCATCCCAATTGGATACCTTTTTCCTCATTTATTGGGAGGAGGCAATGGCTTAATCATAGGATTATCATTAGAACATCCAACACTGATGCTTGTTATTTTATACTTTAACTTGCGTTTTATAGGCAGTATGTTTTCTTATGGTAGTGGTTTACCAGGAGGTATTTTCTTACCTATTCTGACACTTGGTGCTTTAGCAGGTCTATCTTTCGGCTTGGCCTTTCATAGTATTGGACTACTAAACAACACCTACATGCCTTTATTTATGGTATTAGGGATGGCTGGATATTTTTCTGCCATTTCAAAAGCTCCGCTAACTGCAATGATTTTAGTAACGGAGATGGTTGGAGATTTAAAACCATTAATGGCTATCGCAGTGGTAACCTTTGTAGCATATTTAATTATGGATCTCCTAAAAGGAGCTCCCATTTATGAAGCCATGTTAGAAAAAATGTCTATTGCACCACCCAGTCAATTACTTGAACCAACTCTGATAGAATTAGTTGTCGGAGAGCGATTAGCAGGACGCCTTGTCAAAGAGTTAAAACTTCCTGAAAATGTCTTAATGACCACACAAATCATTCATGGGAAAAGACAAGTAGTTTCAGGAAATACTAGATTGATTTCTGGGGCAACGCTCTTTATAGTTGTTAATGAAAGTGAGATTGGGTTGGTGCGCGACTTATTATTAGGGAAATGA
- the licT gene encoding BglG family transcription antiterminator LicT — MKIDKVYNNNVVQVINDNQQEEILMGRGLGFQKKVGDQVELSQIEKRFILQDKNVMKDLSSVYTDLSLEEIETISTIIEHGQDILGTVYDLALYISLADHLHYTLERVEKGLVISNPLSWEIRKFFPKEFQVGRDALLIVKEKLKVDLPEDEVASIALHFINAQKDANASESGQKMAKIVTTILDIVRFQFGHISDKDALTYNRFVTHIQYFAQRVVNGLVQGTNDSFLYEQVRLNYPEAFACSEKIKAYVEKTYDFPMSKDEQVYLTIHIQRLEK; from the coding sequence ATGAAAATTGATAAAGTTTATAACAATAATGTCGTTCAAGTTATCAATGATAATCAACAAGAAGAGATCCTTATGGGGAGAGGTTTAGGATTTCAAAAAAAAGTTGGTGATCAGGTTGAATTAAGTCAGATTGAAAAGCGCTTTATTCTTCAAGATAAGAATGTCATGAAAGACTTATCGTCCGTTTATACTGATTTGAGTCTAGAAGAAATTGAAACCATCTCAACTATTATTGAGCATGGTCAAGACATTTTGGGAACGGTTTATGATTTAGCCCTTTATATTTCTTTAGCTGACCATTTGCATTATACTCTGGAAAGGGTAGAAAAAGGTCTTGTCATTAGTAATCCTCTCAGCTGGGAGATACGTAAGTTCTTCCCAAAAGAGTTTCAAGTGGGAAGAGATGCTCTGCTTATTGTTAAGGAAAAATTAAAGGTTGACTTGCCAGAAGATGAAGTGGCCTCTATTGCATTGCATTTTATAAATGCGCAAAAAGATGCTAATGCGAGTGAATCCGGTCAAAAAATGGCAAAAATTGTTACGACTATTTTAGATATTGTCAGATTTCAATTTGGACATATCTCTGATAAGGATGCACTGACTTATAATCGTTTTGTGACCCATATTCAGTATTTTGCCCAAAGGGTGGTTAATGGTTTAGTACAGGGAACAAACGATAGTTTCTTATATGAGCAGGTGCGTTTAAATTATCCCGAAGCCTTTGCTTGCTCTGAAAAGATAAAAGCTTATGTTGAAAAAACCTATGATTTTCCAATGAGTAAAGATGAGCAAGTCTATTTGACGATTCATATTCAACGATTAGAAAAGTAG